AACAGGAGGATAATTCTCTCCACTCGACCTCTCTCTTTATGACTCTCCAAAATCATTTTTGATCACCCATTCTTAAACCGCGTATCAACTGTGATATAATACAAACCTAACTTATCAATCAAACACAAAAACATATTATCAATATTGTCTACCAAATTTAAAACTAgatactaaaatttatttcataataaatatGTCATCCACGTGATATAATTTAATGCTGACATGTCATCCACGTGCCAATCCAAGTGCATGCTACGTCAGCAAAgttacaaatattaattttcaatctATTTTGAGGTGACttgataaaagaaatacaaatttAGAGGTTAGAACAGTAGCTAGGGGCTGGCAGAGGCGTTgaccccctaaaatggaaaattttctacttaggctctttaaaattttaaaatttttatttaaattaataatggtaaaattatactttggtccctaaaatgataaaaatttgatttaatcctttaaaaattattaaaatataaactattaaaataataaaattgtattttcattgtcataaaaattataatttaatttctcctctctaaaaattttctagctTAGTCTCATATTAGAAAGGgtgaaaagttaaataaaaggataaaaaggataaaataacttcttcttctttttggcAATGTTAAAGGATGATTatgtgaattaaaaaaatattacaccgatataaaaatttaattctcaaatattctaaattttaattactatcTTATTTATGTTGTTTCCTATGAAGTTCAAAATTATGGGGTATAGGTCGTTTTCACGTCATAAATCTTAAGCAAGAAGTTGGCAGCAATCCCCGTAATGTATTCAAGATTCAAGGGTGGTCCATACAAGAATCAAAAGTGAATCAGAGCCACCAATTCCCAATCATATAAAATCAGGCCAGACCTTAAATTCGGTTTCTACCGTTGATTTATGTTGAATCACCCGATATTATGGACCCTATGTGTCTTAAACCAACAGAATGTGACATTATCTGCCGTCCTACCGCCCCTCAAAACCATCCACCTGTCCCCCTGCCTGCCCCTTGCGTGGACGTCTAAGTAGCCTTACAAACAAAACACTaaatcattttatcctatgTCTTAAGCCGAAAGGATCGGACACGTAAATGTTCccttctaaacacatgcctctaTCTCATTCGCTAACATATTTTTTAGTCCCTCACTCCAAAAGAACGCGTTCACGACACTTATTTAATCTAACCGTCCATTCTCATGTGAGTCCAGCAATCGTAGCCGTTACCTCGTGGATCGCCCCTCCTCTCGCCACGTAGGGAAAAGGACACGAGTTTTtagaattaatcattttaaatttcgtttctataaataggctattttaccaaagtgacctaaaaaaaattaatatttacaaaaatgaccTAGGTTAaaaaacaatcaccaaaatGACCTGAAATGAAAAGTAGAATGGGGTTTTGGCTTGTCAATGGCCACCACCAACTCGTATTTTGGACTCATGATTGCTTGATAATTGTGTCAggctttaaaaaattaatttttttggttttggccTGCCAATGGCCACCACCAActcgtattttattttaaaatcgtattttgtttgtatttatttcaaaaattacttttcaaatttgttgttatttttaaaacgatgatttcaaattaaatatgcaGCTCATGAGTTAGAACCACGAAGATTCAGGCAGAGGTTCGCGAGGCTTGAATCTCAGATGTCATCTTTACCAACAGATCTCCGGACATGGTTGGGTAGCATGGAGAACTAGCAATGGACTCAAAGTTACGATAAGGGGTTTCGGTATGGGTAGATGACGACCAACCTGGTAGAGGCGGTCAACTCTGTATTGAGGCACACACGCCATCTCCCGGTTTCTGCTGTGTTCTCAGCAACATTCTATAGGTTGGCAACATTAATGCCTAAGATGGGGTTGAGACAAGCTAAGTAGATCGAGGCTGGGCACGTGTACGTAGAGGCCATCTGAAAGGCCATGGCGGCAAAATAGTTGAAGGGCACAAACAATGAACGCTAAATTGTATTCCTACGACTTGGAGACTTTTCAAGTTCAAGAGTACATCGGCCGTCGTTCGAGTCTTCCACCTAGGTCGTACGCAGTTGATCTACGAAATAGACGACGCGAGTGCGGGATATTTCAGACTCTTCGATATCCATGTGCACATGTTCATGCAGCGTGTGCGAGAGCAAACTTAAATGTTGAACAATTCATAGACGAGATCTACACGTTTCAACGCACATTAGTATATGGGGGAATGAATTTTCTGTAATGCCCGATGTCTCAAACTGGGAAGTTCCACCTTTCGAGATGGTGCCTGACCGTAGTCTCTGCAGACATCCTAAAGGTCGACCACAGGTGACGAGGATTCGAAATGGCATGGATGTCAGAGAGACGGGTGAACCCAAACTGTGGACTGTGTGTCAAACATCTGGACACAACCGATCAACATGCCCACATCGTGTCTATGTTTCCGGTCAATCGTCTCGTAATGCTGGACTCCAAGATGACGAGTGATATATTATTAAGCACATGTTCTTGTAAAAACAttgtaaatgaaataaaattagataaattgtatgagaaaaaaaattacatggaaaggttgataatttaaatgaaatgagaaaaaaaaatttgtttgaaatgaaatggtacaaaatttaaatgaaaattgaaagaaagataaatttaaattaaatgagtaaaattttcattgaaatgaaatgagaaaaaattaaattaaatttgaaagaaagataaatttaaatgaaatgagaggcacttttaatttaaataaaatgagaaaaaatttaatggaaagatagataatttaaaagaaatgacaaaaaaattaaatttatgttgaaaaatagaaaatttaaatgaaatgaggaaaaattaaatttaaatttaaaataatatatatgaattgagaaaaaaataaatttaaattgaaaaaatataatttaagtgaaatggaattgaaatgggaattgaaatgaaattggaatgaaataaaattaaaatgaaatgaaaatgaaaagaaatgacTAATCTGCAGGCCTAGCCTGCATCACCTAAGCATATGCCTGAGAATGGCCTAAAAAAAAAGTCGAAATGACTTTTATCAAGCCTGATAATTGTGGTGTCAGGCCTGTTTTGAGGCAGTTCGGTTGCGCACAATCTATCCCGAACCCTTCTGTCGACTTCAAAGAAGTCCACGGAATGGACAAAAAGGGTTCGGATTGAGACGCTTTAAATTGGGCGCAAAAACATGAACCATATATTTTCCCATGGAATATGCGACATTCGAGGCGCCCTCCTTTGTATGTCTTAGAGGGACGGTTCTCTCCTACGCCCGAGTACGCAGCATGGTATATGGCATACGGGAAACCTTTTATATTCCAAGGTCAATACATGCTGATCCAAAAAGACGCGCAACCGGAATCTTCTCGATGGCAACCAAGGAACACATAATTGCGTAGTAACCGAGTTCCGCCATTCGATAACATCGAGTCCGATACTACCTTGAACCCCGATCTCGAGCCACAATATGAAGCATCCAGCTCATCATCACACAACCTGGATCCGAATTCGCTGCGAGAAATTCCTCCATCATTCGAGGATATTTTTGGTGACGACATCGAGCCTCAACATTTGACACGATCCGAATCGTCCTCATACCATCCGGAGATCCATCCCGAAGCACGTACACCCACCATTGAGGATATTTTTCCATCAGCACCTCCGGTCACGCAATACCCATTTACTCCCGATTATGATGTATTTGATTATTCTACTTTTCTAAGTACACCGGACGAGACACCGGAGACTGGACCGAGCAATTACCAAACGCCTGAACGAGGTGCATGGCATCACCGACGGAGACATCCGAACCGTTACACGCCGGCACCAGGGACGTCACCGAGATCgcgaaaaatttaaaatttttctattaatttttactttatttttaattgattctgtaaatatttcttttataatgaaattattctattttttaatattaatttaatttctctaaaataattatttgtttgaataaattactttgaaatatttaaaaaaattgaatacgTAATAGTATCgacaattttaatttacatacacAATAAAATACAACCATTCTACAATATTAAtacaaaaacaatataaaattcaaacaaaataatatgcactatattaaatttaaattcaagcagatgggtaaaattaatacacaaaattttaaattcaaactttatatattactgattaatttaaatttcagatacaaaaaattctaagaaattaatacacgaaaatataaaaatgaaacctTAAATTCTAAACaactatattaaatttacagatataaaaaaaatacaaacattgttaagaattaatacaatttattttcaatagtaGTTTCTTCACAATTAATCGTCTTCTGCTTGAATCAGGTTTACGTTGCATCAGTACAGAATAATTGGATATCTGAAACGAtcagtaaaattaaaaagaaacctTTGCATTGAGACTCTACTAACCGGTTCCAACCACAACCTAGTTGCGGAATAAACACTATTACACCATAGATAATGTCCATTTGCGTTGGACAACTCGATTAACCATCTATGGTGCAATTAATCATTCAACCCTTAATGGCATAACCTTTAGGATGGACATGACaacataaaccttaaaattcagTTGTACACTACGAAAAAATCCCATCTACAATCCACTACAAAAAACTCATTTGATGATATACCACAAAACACTCTCATTTTGATGGctctctcaattttttttctcattccaTTTGCACTATCAGAACCTAAATCACCCACTATATATAAGGTTTGGTGCCGACCATTACAAGgctaaaacaattttttaatctCGAGTCAGTGCCGGCCATTGTGAGCCAagaccaattttttaaaaacacgtACTCTggttccggccattgacaggccagcactaaatttttttaattttttttgggtacTTGGTGGTGGCCATTGACAGGCtaacacaaaaaaaaagttaatttttttatactttatggTGGCCATTGACAGGCTAATATCAAAAAAATTTGGCAGGTcagcataaaaaaaaattaatttatttttatacttggTGTGGCTATTGACAGgccaacacaaaaaaaaattaattcttttacttggtggtggccattgacaggccagcatcaattttttttaaatactcaCCTTCAAGCCTCAGCTCACATTCAAAGTGGGAAACTTCCCCAACTCAATAAATTTACgcaaaacaaaaaggaaagaaaagggtGTACGATTCATTTCCTGTTTTCTTCTCATCTCTGACAGGTAATCGGAAAAGGCGAACAGTTCGAATAAATAGAAAATGGCGTTGAATTTGGCGCATCAGATTGGTTCTCTAGCCGGGACACAAATTGCAGCTGAAGTCACCACCGGAGAACAATCATCCTCAGCGACGGCTAATGTGTCGGGAGTTCGGAAAGTTCCATTGGCGAATCTCCGATGCAACGCCCCAGGAGAAGCTCTGTCCCCTCCAATATTAACTCCACCGTTGACGCCGCGAAGCGCGGAAAACAGGCCGGCTATGATGAGTCCGTCTCTGTCCGCCGCTTGCCAGGCTTTCGGGACGTTATCACCGCTGGAGACGGCTGAGGAGTCATCGGCGTCTGTGGCGTGGAAGGAGGGAGGGAagaaagaggagaagaaagGGGTTCCGGTTTACGTGATGATGCCGTTGGATAGCGTGACGAACGGGAATACGGTGAATAGAAAGAAGGCGATGAATGCGAGTCTCCACGCGCTGAAAAGCGCGGGAGTGGAGGGGATAATGATTGACGTTTGGTGGGGGCTGGTGGAGAGGGAAGCGCCGGGTGCTTATAATTGGGGTGGCTACGCCGAGCTTCTCGAGATGGCTAAGAAGCATGGCCTTAAAGTCCAGGCTGTCATGTCATTCCATCAGTGTGGCGGCAACGTCGGTGACTCTTGCACGTTCGTATCTCCTCCTTACCTCTCTTTACtgtttaacttttaaaatttaaacccttctttttcttcaagaTCCCGTTACTCAgcttatgaaaattttatttaaaaaaatagtaattttaaattaatttttgtggGGATGGGATCCCTTTttgaaaatcaagaagaaagaaagtttacacgtttgattaattattgattacAAGTCAATCATTTgcttatttttgaatttgacgGAGACAATCAGATGAACCAacgtttttaaaaatttttttagatgAAGGGATAACGTAAGCTTTCATTGCATCTTTTTACAAAAGTTGGGTAAAAAGGGGACCGaaagaagttaaatttgagGATAGATATGGAAATAAGTTTTCAGAACCTATTTTAAAAGTTCATGAATCAGAACCATTTTTTTACGAAGGATAAGGACCCATTTTCTCGGGGGTACGGTGGTAGCTTTCATTTCTCTCCATCTCTCCAGGCAGAGAATATGGGGTTTGTATGGAAATTTTCATAAGCCCCCATACGGTGGTCCAAATCCtgtattttttatctaaatctTTATTGAATCAAATACTGGGatgtattgatttgatgttatgGAGCTActcttttaaaggaaaaaatatgGTTGTTTTTGTACAGTATTCCTTTGCCCAAGTGGGTTACAGGGGAGATCGAGAAGGACCCAGACCTCGCATACACTGATCAATGGGGAAGAAGGAACTACGAATACCTTTCACTTGGTTGCGATACCCTTCCTGTCTTGAAAGGCCGTACGCCTGTTCAGTGTTACGCTGATTTCATGCGTGCCTTTAGGGACAATTTCAAACACCTCCTTGGTGATACCATTGTGGTAATGCTtctaatttactaataattgttGATCCCATTTTGTCTCATCCTCTTGGAAGAATTCAACTGCTAAGGAATTACCATTATTTTTCACTACAGGAAATCCAAGTCGGAATGGGTCCGGCAGGTGAGCTTCGGTACCCTTCGTACCCGGAGGCGAATGGGACATGGAAGTTCCCTGGAATTGGAGCCTTCCAATGTTATGATAAGGTACCCTGACATTGCACTGCTCTCTCTTGTTTCTATTTCAGATTAGGTTCTGTTTTGGTGTTAATAATACGGATGTTATTTGATGCAGTATATGCTTAGCAGCCTAAAAGCAGCGGCTGAAGCGGCGGGTAAGCCAGAATGGGGTAGCACTGGCCCAACTGATGCTGGTCACTACAACAATTGGCCAGAAGATACGCCTTTTTTCAAGAAAGAAGGTGGTGGTTGGAATACTCCATATGGTGAATTCTTCCTTACCTGGTACTCTCAGATGCTGTTAGAACACGGGCGAGAATTCTATCGTCCGCAACATCGATTTTTGACGGTGCAGGTGTGAAGATCTCTGTGAAAGTTGCGGGAATCCACTGGCATTACGGAACCCGATCCCATGCTCCTGAACTCACAGCTGGGTACTATAACACAAGGTTCCGAGATGGTTACCTCCCGATCGCACAAATGCTAGCACGTCATGGTGCCGTTTTCAACTTCACTTGCATAGAGATGCGGGATCATGAGCAGCCCCAAGATGCCTTGTGTGCACCTGAGAAGCTAGTGAAGCAAGTTGCTTTAGCAACAGGAGCAGCACATGTTCCACTTGCCGGGGAGAATGCACTTCCCCGTTATGATGAATACGCCCACGAGCAGATCTTACGAGCTTCATCGTTGAATGTCGATGGCTCAGCAGTTGATAGAGAGATGTGTGCATTTACGTACTTGAGGATGAACCCATCGCTCTTTCATCCGGACAATTGGAGACGGTTTGTTGCATTcgtgaagaagatgaatgagGGAAAAGGGGCTCGTCGGTGTTGGGAAGAGGTGGAGCGGGAAGCCGAACAATTCGTGCATGTCACGCAGCCTTTCATTCAGGAGGCCGCCGTTGCCCTTATGCATTAGCGTAGCTTAGTAAAGAGTTTGTATTAATAACAGTTCCTCAAGGATTCTGAAATGATATAGTTTttcctttcacatttttttCCTATGCAGTGGCTAGGGAAAAAATGCATGTTGTATAATTTGGTATTCGATTTAGTTCCAACTCTTTCCAATTTTAAGCAAGGATGATATACATTAGATTATTTATTTGccttttttaaaagatattaggatttgaattttttaaagaaagggTTTTACGTTTATAAATATGGTAAAAGTATCACAATGTTTATAACGactgttaaaatatatttgtatatttaaatttagtcttcaattttatatatttatataatttgatttattcttttattgaaagtaaattaatttgatttattcttttattgaaagtaaattaaaaatttcgaATCTAGTTGCCTGGCtagcaaattaaaaaaaattctaagctctcataaatttttaaaaattataaattaattgttaaaatttagaattaaatttttattaaagcattaaaagtttctaattttaaaattataaaaatttggtgTGAACATATTAAAAGTTTCttattagttttataattttaaaattataaaatttatataaaaaattaatttttgtaatttgtttataattttatgatttttaatatttttaaattttaaaagtgtaaatgatttttaaaatttgttactaAAGTCTTTTGATCCTTTAGTTTTGTTAGTTTAAAATTActtccaataaaaaaatatgagtcaaattgaataaatgtgtaaaagttaatgattgaatttgttattataccttatatataaatatcatattttaatagagAGGTGGCTTTGCTCACTCATCTAACATAAAACGGCCAATTTGCACATTTATTTAGTAGAAAGGCTAAAATGCAATCCAATGTATAATACAAGAGATTTTGTGAtacttttatcatatttataataaaattgataaatacagatacatattcaaataactataaaatagaatcaaattAGTCAACATCCTCTAAATCTAATGACAAAAACATTTATGTCGTGACAGGAGAGCTTAGGTTGAATTACTAGCAACTCCATTCTTACcctcaattattaaaaaaaaatagaatcaaaTTATTTACAGATGAAGAATAAAAATGGATATGGAGTGAAGGGTGAGTATTTGTTCCACGTAAAAATATATGGTAcactatttttagaaaaagtatatatatggtacactatttttagaaaaaatatatgataattttttaaaactgcttgtaataaaaaataatacaccACACCGTACTAAtacctttttttattaattaaaatagttgGATTTGATTGCTTTTTAGAATGCAAAATTACCGAAAGGAAGTGTGGAATACTTTGGAGGATAAATTTTTGGAAAGAAAGTTTGAGATCCGAGTTCAACAAAAGGAACTCTCTTTGAACTGTGACCATAAGAGGTATTGGAAAATCATGGTTTCAAACAAAATTGGAGTGTCTAAATATCAGATACTCTTAAGAGAGTTCTACATTTTATATGATGACAACAGATTTGTTTCCCATCAAACATATATCCCATTTCTTCCATCTTTCaattacaaaagaaattaaacctcaAATTTAATCTCTTGTAATAGgagttagattatattttacttaattaatatatgtttgatcaaagaacaaattaatcAGACAGTGACACAAATGGATTAATTtgttctttaatctaatgtataacggttaatttacttatgttttgagtaaaagagacaaaatataatttaactcttaatataaatattttcacgatactttacccattttttttatttaacaaatcatgtTATGTTCCCTCTTCTTTCACGTTTTAATCCTCCAAATTGGTAACACTATTATTGTAGAGAAAATTTATCCCTCAAAGAACCGACTTTTCTCAAATCATGATCTTTTCTATAGCATTGGCAAGAGTTCTAGAGAGGTCTACATTTTGGAGTCAGATGGCCATCTTTCATgacttcaaaaaggaaaatgaaaaacactTTTTCCATGGATTAAAAAAAGGGTTTCACATGATTAACCATTTGCtactcccccccccccccccctttttttcttaattttgtggACGGTAATGTGATAaagtcacatgaattaaatgctCAAGAGGTTgcctttttccttcttttcttcacCACTATTTAGCACATTTTTCATCTCCACCttccttaatatatattttattgaagttttaaacaaaatgttattctaataaaaaaatatttttacatgatgTGCTggaaaattttttgtaaaaaattctaCAATAGCTTTCAAAATTATCTAATAAATTTACGTTCATTggaatgtttttttattacatgatcaccatatatttaacaaaaaaatttaaaatatcactccaacaaatttaataaataattttattggtatTAAGAATTGGAATTGAATTGGTAAATCTAAAAACTCGAGGGTTTTAACCCTCAAACACGAACACTATTAAAAtgtcctaaaccttaaacttttATCCCGCAAACCCTAATGTGCCTCCTAAAAActctaaaagaaaaactttaaacAGGTTCAGTAGAGATAATGAGAAAACACGTCTAGTTGAAAGTGTCTTGTTGACAGAATAGAAAAGCACATCTACCTGGCAACGTTTTCTTACAACTTACGTTAAAAACGCGTTCAGTTTAACACGTTTTCAAAAATCGACATAATcctacaaaatttttaaaaaaaacctacctaatctcataaatatttaaaaaaatgacattttttttattcatatttgatatattgattGGATTAGGATAACTTAACTATGTGACAAAAATTAGGTTTTCAAGACATAAAAGTAGTGGCTGAAAAGCAGAGGCAATTCTAGGGGGGGCTGGCATGGGCCCCGgtccccctaaaatgaaaaattatcatttaggctctcgaaatttttttaaaaatttaaattagtaaaggtaaaattgcactttggccctctaaaattataaaaatttgatttaatcctttaaaaattataaagatataaactataaaaaattaaaatttcattcggccCCCTAAAAAATTGTTCTGACTTCGCCCTACTGAAAAGTAATAATGGCAATGCAGTTTCCAAGAAGCCTCATGGGATAATTTGAACTTTTATTATGTTGTCATTGCACCAAGCGTTACTAACTTATTATGATGGAAGAGTTTATGgatcaaattaaattaggtgTAGACGATGTATTTCGTGTTACTTTTGGCTGTTCGTAATTTTGTtgacaattaaaatattattaattaaagagattttgtttccaaaatctatttaaaaaaatgcttttccaataaaaaataaaagttttgttttctagtaaaaagCATTTTTGAGCATATAGTTTACTTTCatatctattaaataataatgtatttaCATATTTGCTATATTTATATTGTACAAAATTTCAAGGCCAATGagatttgaaaatttggaagaaatcaaggaattttatttatcaaattatgagttataatcttTAGATAAAtcctttgattttttctttaatgGAGATTCGATTTAAAGGTTGTCTTGAACTAATCTTGGATGAATTCAATCCTCTTTAAGAGTTTTCAAGACTTGATCTTAGAAATAAGTTTAGAGAGAGTTTGGAACGAAGAGTTTTCGAGATTTGATCTTGAATGGTTGAGTCTGTTTCAATGGTCATCAAAGTTTGATCTTGAAGAGAAAATTTATCTCCTTTGTGTTGATGCCAAGGAACTAAGAGGAGGTTTAATCTAAGGGTTATTTATACTTGAGCGTGGATGGATGATTCCACTTCAACAGGATCAAAGAGTAGCTTTCTTTAGAACTAATGCAAcattctttataatttctttgagTTGTTTGATTTCTTCAGAGATTTATGAGAGAACTTCTAGTTTTCAAAACCTTTTCGTCGGGCTTCGATTTCTAAACTTTCAGATTTATGAACTTGTGAAGTTTTGTTGAATGCGTGGAGGTGACCCTCTTTTATAGTATAGCTAGACAAGTAAAAGATAGCTCTTATAGAATATAATCTCTTCATTTGAGTGATCTACAAGGCATAagctattttatttattatttataaagaaaatgaattctCTATAAAAggatttaaatgttttattttatctcttaatttaattagaggTAAATCTTATTGGTCCAAAACTTTTCCTtctacatatataaattatattttattttaaacaaaatttactaTACAATTATGACATATTTATAAAGTATGGGATTATTAAtataggaataaatattaaaattatacatgaagtttgatctaatatacaattatattcatgaaattttgattgtgttTCAAATGTATACACTAAACttagattttgattcaattatatacatttaaagaaataaatacattaatttatttagtataattatttgtgtatacaTTATGTAAATGTAAAATGTTGCTATATTGTCAATAATGTTGGTGGCTTGTgaaaattgcacaaaattaaacttcatgTATAACATTACAAATTGGGTGAAAATTCATGttcaattttgagatttatccttaatacaaaaataatgttagaatgaaatgattttaaagaGCATATTTATATAGGTTTAATACTATTAAGTTATTCAATTATCATTacaaataatctaataatattatttctagcATGATGTCATTTTGAGACATTTTGTCTTCCCATAATAATGTCAAACCCTAAAAATCTCACAACAcatgttatatacattttcccctaattgaattttttaacaaaaatagtaaTACTAATGGTATCAATATCTTATCTAAGCTTGATTACTTTCAATTTGATGTTCATGGCAGTCCATTTCACTTTTGATCTTCACAAACGAATTTACTCGCCGGCTTCAATTTCATACATCCAGTTTTCCATCTTCATTTGGAGTCCCAAATCTCATCTTTACCTTGCTTACCCAAAATCTTCCATCTTTGCCTTAGATGGAAAATAGTCATAGTTGATACGTCATCAGAAATCTGATTTTCCATGGCTACAGCTCCATTTTTCACCGTAATTTCGAAAAcattaataagaaaattgaaacaaataataataataataataataataataataataatcgtCAATGGTTTTAAGTGGTGTACAACATTTTCCCTTAAAAGGCTTTAATATATTGTCCAAATACAACAAAACTTTCAACCCTCCAAGTAGAATAGTGAAAATGACTAATA
This genomic window from Gossypium raimondii isolate GPD5lz chromosome 10, ASM2569854v1, whole genome shotgun sequence contains:
- the LOC105776587 gene encoding LOW QUALITY PROTEIN: beta-amylase 1, chloroplastic (The sequence of the model RefSeq protein was modified relative to this genomic sequence to represent the inferred CDS: inserted 1 base in 1 codon) codes for the protein MALNLAHQIGSLAGTQIAAEVTTGEQSSSATANVSGVRKVPLANLRCNAPGEALSPPILTPPLTPRSAENRPAMMSPSLSAACQAFGTLSPLETAEESSASVAWKEGGKKEEKKGVPVYVMMPLDSVTNGNTVNRKKAMNASLHALKSAGVEGIMIDVWWGLVEREAPGAYNWGGYAELLEMAKKHGLKVQAVMSFHQCGGNVGDSCTIPLPKWVTGEIEKDPDLAYTDQWGRRNYEYLSLGCDTLPVLKGRTPVQCYADFMRAFRDNFKHLLGDTIVEIQVGMGPAGELRYPSYPEANGTWKFPGIGAFQCYDKYMLSSLKAAAEAAGKPEWGSTGPTDAGHYNNWPEDTPFFKKEGGGWNTPYGEFFLTWYSQMLLEHGXRILSSATSIFDGAGVKISVKVAGIHWHYGTRSHAPELTAGYYNTRFRDGYLPIAQMLARHGAVFNFTCIEMRDHEQPQDALCAPEKLVKQVALATGAAHVPLAGENALPRYDEYAHEQILRASSLNVDGSAVDREMCAFTYLRMNPSLFHPDNWRRFVAFVKKMNEGKGARRCWEEVEREAEQFVHVTQPFIQEAAVALMH